A stretch of the Salmo salar chromosome ssa20, Ssal_v3.1, whole genome shotgun sequence genome encodes the following:
- the rhbdd3 gene encoding rhomboid domain-containing protein 3, with translation MVDRICAIWFWFGSNRPGFFLGTTFLLTLMVLMWLGGIPASLSLGPGGQYPGCRDLSLYAFSHEELSSLLYNAILLLLLGPCQERRWGTVAFLALSLLSIAILPPLYAILLFISGDEASRVCGSSATQLALFTAQCRQVTQRKLLRCVPVWFLPWLLLLLNLVLLPSTPGLLHFCAILIGHNYRPSFIGVLQKIENIGIFNFLPDWAYVPYYSRLRLPTYNTSQRSGPFPQVAPTNRTPMEDFPPVNPQPWLASVPHWLLDGSAAVSEAQLLEEQMLRAGILASLQDAPEEPGTKVEVPKSSVSFLRLQQLEKMGFPTDKAVVALAATRQLDGAISLLIDDRVGEEAVMTSKGKIPLPPRNT, from the exons ATGGTTGACCGTATTTGCGCAATATGGTTTTGGTTTGGCTCGAATCGTCCGGGATTCTTTCTTGGAACAACGTTTCTGTTAActctgatggtgctgatgtggCTTGGTGGTATTCCAGCCAGTCTGAGTTTAGGCCCAGGTGGACAGTACCCAGGGTGCCGAG ATCTGTCACTCTATGCCTTTAGTCATGAGGagctgtcctctcttctctacaaCGCAATTCTCCTGCTGTTGCTTGGACCATGCCAGGAGCGACGCTGGGGCACAGTGGCTTTCCTtgccctctcactcctctccataGCTATCCTGCCTCCACTGTATGCCATCCTACTCTTCATCAGTGGGGATGAGGCTAGTCGTGTTTGTGGTTCCTCTGCCACCCAACTGGCTCTGTTTACAGCCCAGTGTCGTCAGGTGACCCAGAGGAAGCTGCTCAGATGTGTACCAGTTTGGTTCCTGCCCTGGCTTCTCTTACTCCTCAATCTGGTGTTGCTTCCAAGCACACCGGGTTTGCTCCACTTCTGTGCCATACTGATAGGACACAACT ATCGTCCATCCTTTATTGGGGTTTTGCAGAAAATAGAGAATATTGGGATTTTCAACTTCCTCCCTGATTGGGCCTATGTTCCTTACTACTCCAGGCTAAGGCTTCCCACCTATAACACCTCACAGAG ATCTGGGCCATTCCCTCAGGTAGCTCCCACTAACAGAACCCCCATGGAGGACTTTCCGCCCGTGAACCCACAGCCTTGGTTAGCGTCTGTTCCTCATTGGCTGCTGGACGGGTCTGCAGCAGTGTCAGAGGCCCAGTTATTGGAGGAGCAGATGCTGAGGGCGGGGATATTGGCCTCCTTACAGGATGCTCCTGAGGAACCAGGGACCAAAGTTGAGGTGCCAAAGTCCTCAGTGTCCTTTCTGAG GCTTCAGCAACTGGAGAAGATGGGGTTTCCTACAGATAAAGCTGTGGTGGCGCTGGCTGCAACTAGACAGCTAGATGGCGCCATCTCCCTGCTCATTGATGACAGAGTTGGGGAGGAGGCTGTGATGACATCCAAAGGGAAGATCCCCCTGCCACCAAGAAATACCTGA